CATAAGGGCGTGAACGGAGCGCCGCACCAAAGGGAGTGACCGACGATGAAGCGCTGGAGTATCGCGCTTGTTGCCGCACTCGTTGGCGGGTGGGCAGTCACCGCCCAGCAGGGGGGACAACCGACCCCGCCGCAAACTTTTACCCTGCGCTACAAAGGCAAACCCGGCGACACCAACCGCTACCGTTCGTGGTTTCTTTTGCGGATGGTCGGCACCTTCCCCAGTCCTAGCGGACCGCGCGAGGGGCGGATGGAGTATCGGGCGGAAGCAACCTACCTGCACAAAATCGTCAGCGTCGCCGAGGACGGGACACTGGAAATTGAGACGACGAAGGAGAGCGGCAAGGCGCGTATGGGCGTGGATGAAAACATGCGGGACCTGCCTGACCGCCCCTACAAGCGCATCGTGCGGATGACCAATCGCGGTAAGGTGTTAGAAGAGCGGGTCGTAGAAGGTGAGGAAGGCGACGAGGACGAGGTGGACGAAGATTTTCCCCTTGCCAGCCCCCGCTACCAACCAACCCGTTGGCTGGACAAACTCTTTGAGACCGCCGTGCACAACATTGCGTTTCCCGAACAAGCCGTCACGGTCGGCGCCACTTGGCGCGAACAGGTCACCGAAACGCTGACGCCCAACTGCAAGGTCACCCTCACCATCACTTCGCGCTTCAAGGAACTTGTCAAGTTAGACGGCAAACTGTGCGCTGTCATTGAAAGCGCGGTGGACGCACCCATTGACGGGCAAGACACTGTCGGCGATTGGACGGTCGCCGTCCGAGGACGCTTTACGGCGACGGTCACCCTTTACTTTGACCTTGAACGAGGCGATGAGCGGCAATCGTTTGATGAGGGGCGGTTGGCGCTGGAGATGACGCAAAGCGGACCCGACCGTCCGACCATCACCTTGACCCATCGGCTCATCAGCCGGGGCAAGACGGTGCTGCTGGAGTGATGGGCGTGGAAAGGAGGCATCGCCATGTTTCACATCGCCTCGCCCGACGACATCAAAGCGGGCAAGGTGACCGATGTCTACTTTGAGCGGACGATGCAAGTGCTCAAAGCGGCGGGCGTGCGCAAGCGTGTCGTCATGGAAGTGCGGACGACCCATTTGCCTGACCGCTACGAGTGGGCGATTTTCGCGGGCGTAGAAGAAGTTCTGCGGTTGCTGGAAGGGTTGCCTGTTGATGTGGATGGGTTGGAAGAGGGCAGCGTCTTTTTCGCAGGTGAACCTGTATTACGCGTCAGCGGCGAATACACGCAATTTGGCATCTATGAGACGCCCTTGTTGGGCATGTTGTGCCAAGCGTCAGGGGTTGCGACAAAAGCGGCGCGGTGCAAAAAGGCAGCAGGACATCGCCCCGTGTTGAGTTTCGGGGCACGCCGAATGCACCCTGCCATCGCCCCAATGATTGACCGTGCCGCCTACCTCGGCGGGTGCGATGGCGTGGCGGCGACTAAAAGCGCCGAACTGTTGGGGCTTCAACCCGCCGGCACGATGCCTCACGCCCTCATCCTACTCATGGGTGACACGGTGGAAGCGCTGCGGTGGTTTGACCGCGTGATTGACCCGTCGGTGCCCCGCGTGGCGCTCATTGACACCTTCAACGACGAAAAGTTTGAGGCACTAAGGTGCGCTGAAGCCTTGGGGGAAAAACTGTTTGCCGTCCGCTTTGACACACCCAGTTCGCGACGGGGCGACATGGTAGAGTTGCTGCGGGAAGTCCGTTGGGAACTGGATTTGCGCGGCTACCGCCATGTCAAGTTGTTCGTCAGCGGCGGCGTGGACGAATACGAAATTTTGCGGCTCAACGAAGTCGCCGACGCCTACGGCGTCGGCACTTCCATCAGCAATGCCCCGACCATCAACTTTGCGATGGACATCGTGGAGATTGAAGGGCAACCAATTGCCAAACGGGGCAAGATGGCGGGCGCTAAGGATATTTGGCGGTGCGAAAGTTGCTTGCAGGCTGTCATCACACCCGCCGACCGTTCACCCGACGACAATTGCCCGCGCTGCAGCGGCAAGTTAAGCAAGGCGACGAGACCGCTGATGCGCAACGGGCGCATCGTCGCCGAACTGCCATCCCCCCAGCAGCTGCGTGACCGCGTTTTGTCCATCTTGCCGCTGCTGCCCCCGCCGGGGTAAATGGCAAAGCAAAAGGCGACGCTGGACGCCCGCCGCACCATTTTACGGTTCGTTTTGATGTCCGCTCGGAGGGCGGCTCTCCTGAGCCGCCCAAAGCGGCGCATCAGGAGATGCGCCCTCCGAGTTGCAGAAGGTTCGTTCGGAGGGCGGCTCTCTGAGCCGCCCAAAGCGGCGCATCAGGAGATGCGCCCTCCGAATGTTGATGTCCGTTCGGAGGGCGGCTCTTTTGAGCCGCCGAAAAGAAAGCGGCGCATCAGGAGATGCGCCCTCCGAATGTTGAGGTTCGTTCGGAGGGCGGCTCTCCTGAGCCGCTGAGCGTTCAGGTGTTTTGCTCTCCCGCTACGCCTCGCTCGGCGTTGGAGCCTAAAGCGTGACACAAGGCGAGTCTCTGGCGCAATTGCAAAGCGGCGACACATAACTGTTTGGTGGATGACCTGTGGACGCATCGCGTTGGCGGACAACTTGAACCTTGAAGACCAGTTGCGGGGGCATCCCGCTTCCACCAAGCAAGCCGACACGGAAAGGGGTGACGGCAACGATGCGGCAGTTTGCGATCGGCGCAGTCATCGGGGTCACGATAGCGATGGGATTGAGTTGGATGGTGGCACAGCCGCGATTGGGCACATGGCGCGTCGTGGACTTGACCCACTCTTTGCACCTTGCCATTCCCGTGTGGCCGGGCAATCCGCCTTTTGAGTTCCGTAACTTAGCCCGCCACGCGCAGGGCTATTACGCTAACGCCTTCAGTTGCGCCGAGCACACAGGCACACATGTGGATGCACCCATTCATTTTGCGGAAGCCCAACGGACGATGGAGCAAGTGCCGCCGTCGCAACTGGTCGGCGAAGCCTGTGTCCTTGATGTCCGCGACAAAGTCGCCCGCGACCCAGACTACCGCATCAGCGCCCGCGATCTCCGCGATTTTGAGAACCGCTACGGACAAATCCCGCCTGGCGCCTTCGTTATCGCCCGCACAGGCTGGGAGGAACGCTGGACCGATCCCAAGCGCTACATCAACATGGACGACAAAGGCGTCATGCATTTTCCCGGCTTCGGCGCTGACGCGGCAAAGTTACTGGTGGAACGCAATGTTGCGGGGGTCGGGATTGACACGCTGAGCATTGATTACGGACCGTCGCAAGATTTCATCGCCCACAAGATCTTGAACGGCGCAGGGAAGATCGGCTTGGAAAATTTGGCGAACCTCGGCGCGCTTCCGCCGCGCGGTGCGACGGTCATCGTCGGCGCTTTGAAAATTCGGGACGGGTCAGGCGCACCTGCCCGCGTTTTGGCGTTGGTGCGCCGGTAATTTGCGGAGGGGTAAACCATGGTTTGCCCGTCTTAAAAGTCGTCAGGGTGCAGCAGGCTGCACCTCCCAACTCATTCTGCACGAAGGAGGGTCATAAATGGCATCGGTCGGCAAAGAGCGCAGCCGGTTGCTGACAGAAGGCGTTGAGCGCGCCCCACACCGGGCGATGCTGCGGGCAATCGGTTTAACCGATGAGGATTTGCGACGCCCGCTGGTCGGCATTGCCAACACTTGGGCAGAAGTGAACACTTGTAACCACCATTTGCGCCGGCTCGCTGAAGTCGTTAAGCAAGGCGTGCGCGATGCGGGTGGCACGCCGCTGGAGTTCAACACTGTCGCCGCCAACGATGCGATGGGCATGGGGCACATCGGCATGAAAGCGTCGCTCGTCAGCCGCGACTTGATCGCCGACTCCATTGAGTTAATGGCGACGGCGTATCAGTTTGATGCTCTCGTGCTCATCGGCGGGTGCGACAAAAC
This portion of the bacterium HR17 genome encodes:
- the pncB1 gene encoding Nicotinate phosphoribosyltransferase pncB1 — translated: MFHIASPDDIKAGKVTDVYFERTMQVLKAAGVRKRVVMEVRTTHLPDRYEWAIFAGVEEVLRLLEGLPVDVDGLEEGSVFFAGEPVLRVSGEYTQFGIYETPLLGMLCQASGVATKAARCKKAAGHRPVLSFGARRMHPAIAPMIDRAAYLGGCDGVAATKSAELLGLQPAGTMPHALILLMGDTVEALRWFDRVIDPSVPRVALIDTFNDEKFEALRCAEALGEKLFAVRFDTPSSRRGDMVELLREVRWELDLRGYRHVKLFVSGGVDEYEILRLNEVADAYGVGTSISNAPTINFAMDIVEIEGQPIAKRGKMAGAKDIWRCESCLQAVITPADRSPDDNCPRCSGKLSKATRPLMRNGRIVAELPSPQQLRDRVLSILPLLPPPG
- the kynB gene encoding Kynurenine formamidase — protein: MRQFAIGAVIGVTIAMGLSWMVAQPRLGTWRVVDLTHSLHLAIPVWPGNPPFEFRNLARHAQGYYANAFSCAEHTGTHVDAPIHFAEAQRTMEQVPPSQLVGEACVLDVRDKVARDPDYRISARDLRDFENRYGQIPPGAFVIARTGWEERWTDPKRYINMDDKGVMHFPGFGADAAKLLVERNVAGVGIDTLSIDYGPSQDFIAHKILNGAGKIGLENLANLGALPPRGATVIVGALKIRDGSGAPARVLALVRR